CAGATGGGCTATCAACAGGAAGCGGCTGTTCCCGGTCTTTTTAATGGTGTGGCTGACGGCTATTTCGTCAGTAAATTTTTATCGGATAGCCGCGCCCGGGAGAAAGATCCGGAAGGCGCAGCAGCGGTGATTCACACTGCGTCCGTGAGATGCCGGGAACGGGAAGATGAAGTAAAAATGCCGGAAAGATCTTTTCATTGCCGCATCTGTAAGGATACGGACGTTTCCCAAATGGCTCAAGTCTACCAAACCGTTTTTGAGACCTACCCTTTTCCTGTTCATGATCCGGAATATATCGCCAAAACCATGCTGCACAATTTTGTTTACCTGGGGATTTGGCATGATGAAAAACTAGTTGCGCTTTCCGCCATTGAAATCGACTTGCAATCAGCCAATGGCGAGATGACCGATTTTGCCACTTTGCCGGCATACCGGGGTAGGGGGCTGTCCCATTTTCTGTTGTACCAGGCGGAGCAGGTCGTGGGCGGAAAAGACATCCGAACAGTTTATACTATTGCCCGGGCTACTTCCTTC
Above is a genomic segment from Acetonema longum DSM 6540 containing:
- the ablB gene encoding putative beta-lysine N-acetyltransferase; protein product: MNDAIVRAGNSQLQHGAYNDRIYLMKLAEDDYPGILDDLEKLALDQGYGKIVAKIPDWARSGFLQMGYQQEAAVPGLFNGVADGYFVSKFLSDSRAREKDPEGAAAVIHTASVRCREREDEVKMPERSFHCRICKDTDVSQMAQVYQTVFETYPFPVHDPEYIAKTMLHNFVYLGIWHDEKLVALSAIEIDLQSANGEMTDFATLPAYRGRGLSHFLLYQAEQVVGGKDIRTVYTIARATSFGMNITFAKRGYIYTGRLVNNTNISGSFESMNVWYKPL